Proteins found in one Pararge aegeria chromosome 12, ilParAegt1.1, whole genome shotgun sequence genomic segment:
- the LOC120627791 gene encoding fatty acyl-CoA reductase 1-like — protein sequence MGFLKDRDLTNVPTIYEYYKGKTIFITGGSGFMGKVLIEKLLYSCSELDRIYLLLRNKKGVNAEDRLASLYSSKCFDRLRKEKPDIFQKKVFFIVGDCSEIGLGICAEDRTLIINRTNIIFHVAASVRFDETLKTAARLNLRGTREMVDLAKEIRNLEVLVHVSTSYANTNRKRIEEVIYPAFADWRDTLDICENIDDTTLNAVTPKYLGELPNTYVFTKQLAEHVVAEQKGILPIVIMRPSIVISSFREPVEGWIENLNGPVGMLIASGKGILRTMYTDPDLESDYIPVDVCIKAFITAAWARGSQKVSPTDDIEVYNCSSSHMKTLTMGEIVDYGKKIIHEVPLEGMLWFAGGSLTKVWLVYYFKVLLFHLLPAIFVDLMLRITGNKPILVKLQRRIYTANIALKYFVTQQWTFTNENIIELRGKIKKDDQDHFFYEMENINPVEFFKNACIGGKVFILNESMENLAKAKVHFKRMELLDKVVKTTIQVYALWLIVNIGFVKRFLQSVL from the exons ATGGGGTTCTTGAAGGACCGGGACCTAACCAATGTACCAACTatctacgaatattataaaggcaAAACAATCTTCATAACCGGTGGTTCAG GTTTTATGGGAAAGGTCCTAATAGAGAAACTGTTATATTCTTGCTCTGAATTGGACAGAATCTATTTACTGTTGAGAAACAAGAAAGGCGTGAATGCTGAAGATAGACTGGCATCTTTGTATTCTTCAAAG TGTTTTGATCGGTTGAGGAAGGAGAAACCGGATATATTTcagaaaaaagtattttttatcgtTGGAGACTGCAGTGAAATTGGTTTag GTATTTGTGCAGAAGACCGGACCCTCATTATAAATAGAACGAATATAATATTCCACGTTGCTGCAAGCGTCAG ATTTGATGAAACGTTAAAAACTGCGGCCAGATTAAACCTCCGAGGGACGAGGGAAATGGTGGATCTTGCAAAGGAAATCAGAAACTTGGAA GTGCTAGTCCATGTCTCGACATCGTACGCTAACACGAATAGAAAGCGTATCGAAGAGGTCATATACCCAGCTTTTGCAGACTGGAGAGACACCCTGGATATATGTGAGAACATCGATGACACTACGCTCAATGCTGTCACACCTAA ATATCTAGGAGAGCTCCCAAATACGTATGTGTTTACAAAACAGTTGGCTGAACATGTAGTTGCGGAACAAAAAGGCATATTGCCCATCGTGATAATGAGGCCATCTATAG TGATATCTAGTTTCAGGGAACCAGTAGAGGGATGGATTGAGAACCTTAATGGACCAGTTGGCATGTTGATTGCTAGTGGAAAGG GAATTCTACGGACGATGTATACCGATCCAGACTTAGAATCAGACTATATCCCAGTAGATGTATGTATAAAGGCGTTTATAACAGCTGCATGGGCTAGAGGCTCTCAAAA GGTAAGCCCCACAGATGACATAGAAGTGTACAACTGCTCCTCGAGTCACATGAAAACTTTGACAATGGGGGAAATTGTTGATTACGGCAAGAAAATCATTCACGAGGTACCTTTAGAGGGCATGCTGTGGTTTGCTGGTGGGTCTCTCACGAAGGTCTGGCTCGTATACTATTTCAAG GTGCTGCTTTTTCATTTGCTGCCAGCCATTTTTGTTGACTTAATGTTAAGGATAACGGGTAACAAGCCAAT ACTGGTCAAACTCCAACGTCGCATTTATACAGCTAATATAGCACTGAAATACTTCGTAACGCAGCAATGGACGTTCACCAATGAAAACATCATTGAGCTTCGAGGAAAAATCAAAAAGGACGACCAAGATCATTTCTTTTATGAAATGGAAAATATAAACCCCGTGGAATTCTTTAAAAACGCCTGTATTGGAGGGAAGGTGTTTATTTTGAACGAGAGCATGGAAAACCTTGCAAAAGCTAAGGTTCATTTTAAAAG gatggAGCTTCTGGACAAGGTTGTTAAGACAACAATACAAGTTTATGCTTTATGGCTGATAGTCAACATTGGATTTGTTAAGCGTTTTCTCCAATCAGTACTTTGA